In one window of Oryzias melastigma strain HK-1 linkage group LG5, ASM292280v2, whole genome shotgun sequence DNA:
- the LOC112145700 gene encoding AMP deaminase 2 isoform X3: MTDDLRGVSGPKPLKPQRSLPGTPVSISHPPIDLRTSMEEKYKEIAEELFTRSMAESEMRSAPYEFPEDSPIEQLEERRHRLERQISQDIRLEPEILLRAKQDFMKIDSAADLELMKDTSVDTVHMGFQERQMPLEREYQRVSISGEEKCGVPFTDLVDAAKCVVKALFIREKYIHRSLQTFCKTTAHALHDLGTKTLDLGIYDDVPETPVDADAPVHPPVSETHPYDDMDSMILPPDAGYGCKMVDGVVHVFTRSYNMDKSTELELLYPDLKEYIADMNVMMSLIINGPVKSFCYRRLQYLSSKFQMHILLNEMKELAAQKKVPHRDFYNIRKVDTHIHASSCMNQKHLLRFIKRAMKKYQGEIVHVECGRGQTLKDVFESMNLTAYDLSVDTLDMHADRNTFHRFDKFNSKYNPIGESILREIFIKTDNYIEGKYFAHIVKEVMSDLEESKYQNSELRLSIYGRSRDEWDRLAQWAVTHRVYSDNVRWLVQVPRLFDVYHTKKQLANFQEMLENIFMPLFEVTINPRSHPELHLFLEHVVGFDSVDDESKPEHHIFNLDSPLPADWTEEDNPPYSYYLYYTYANMTVLNQLRRQRGLHTFVLRPHCGEAGPIHHLVSGFMLSENISHGLLLRKAPVLQYLYYLAQVGIAMSPLSNNSLFLSYHRNPLPEYLSRGLMISLSTDDPLQFHFTKEPLMEEYSIAAQVWKLSSCDMCELARNSVLMSGFSHRAKSYWLGPNYYKEGPESNDIRRTNVPDIRVAYRSETLTEELHLITHAVRTEELDSIDEEDSLTMGPVSGRR, translated from the exons ACCTCCGTGGTGTTTCCGGGCCGAAGCCCCTCAAACCTCAGCGGTCCCTCCCAGGAACCCCCGTTTCCATCTCACACCCCCCCATCGACCTGCGCACATCAATGGAGGAAAAATACAAAGAGATCGCAGAG GAGCTGTTCACGCGCAGCATGGCGGAGAGCGAGATGCGCAGTGCGCCGTACGAGTTCCCCGAGGACAGCCCCATCGAGCAGCTGGAGGAGCGGCGGCACCGCCTGGAGAGGCAGATCAGTCAGGATATTAG GCTTGAGCCAGAGATCTTGCTCCGCGCCAAACAGGACTTCATGAAAATCGACAGTGCTGCAGACCTCGA ACTGATGAAGGACACGAGTGTGGACACCGTCCACATGGGCTTTCAGGAGAGACAGATGCCGCTGGAGAGGGAGTACCAGCGAGTCTCCATCTCTGGAGAGGAGAAGTGTGGG GTGCCCTTCACGGACCTCGTAGATGCTGCCAAATGTGTGGTGAAGGCGTTGTTCATCAGGGAGAAGTACATACACCGCTCCTTACAGACCTTCTGTAAGACCACGGCTCACGCGCTGCACGACCTCGGGACCAAGACTCTGGATCTGGGGATCTACGACGACGTTCCAGAGACGCCCGTAGATGCCG ACGCTCCTGTCCATCCTCCCGTCTCAGAGACTCATCCGTACGACGACATGGACTCCATGATTCTGCCGCCCGACGCAGGATATGGATGCAAGATGGTGGATGGCGTGGTGCACGTGTTCACCAGGAGCTACAACATGGACAA GAGCACAGAGCTGGAGCTGCTGTATCCAGATTTGAAAGAGTACATCGCAGACATGAACGTCATGATGTCCCTCATCATCAACGGGCCGGT GAAGTCGTTCTGCTATCGCCGCCTGCAGTACCTGAGCTCTAAGTTTCAGATGCACATCCTCCTGAACGAGATGAAAGAGCTCGCAGCTCAAAAGAAGGTTCCTCACCGGGATTTCTACAACATCAGAAAG GTGGACACGCACATCCACGCGTCGTCCTGCATGAACCAGAAGCATCTGCTGCGCTTCATCAAGAGAGCCATGAAGAAGTACCAAGGAGAGATCGTCCACGTGGAGTGCGGCCGCGGGCAGACGCTCAAGGACGTGTTTGAGAGCATGAACCTGACGGCCTACGACCTGAGCGTGGATACGCTGGACATGCACGCG GACCGAAACACGTTTCATCGATTTGATAAGTTCAACTCCAAGTACAACCCCATCGGAGAATCCATCCTCAGAGAGATCTTCATCAAGACCGACAACTACATTGAAGGAAAATACTTTGCACATATAGTAAAg gagGTCATGTCTGACCTTGAGGAGAGCAAATACCAAAACTCTGAGCTGCGCCTGTCCATCTACGGCCGCTCCCGTGACGAGTGGGACCGGCTGGCTCAGTGGGCGGTCACTCACAGGGTGTACTCTGATAACGTGCGCTGGCTCGTCCAGGTGCCTCGACTCTT TGATGTGTACCACACAAAGAAGCAGCTGGCTAACTTCCAGGAGATGCTGGAGAACATCTTCATGCCTCTCTTTGAGGTCACCATCAATCCCCGCAGTCATCCTGAGCTGCACCTCTTCCTGGAACAC GTGGTGGGCTTCGACAGCGTCGACGACGAGTCCAAACCCGAGCATCACATTTTCAACCTCGACAGTCCTTTACCTGCTGACTGGACTGAGGAAGACAACCCACCGTACTCCTACTACCTCTACTACACCTACGCCAACATGACCGTTCTCAACCAGCTCAGGAG GCAGCGAGGCCTCCACACGTTCGTGCTGCGCCCTCACTGTGGAGAAGCTGGTCCGATCCACCACCTGGTGTCAGGTTTCATGTTGTCAGAGAACATCTCCCACGGACTGCTGCTCCGAAAG GCTCCAGTGCTCCAGTATCTGTACTACTTGGCTCAGGTTGGCATCGCCATGTCACCGCTGAGCAACAACAGCCTGTTCCTCAGCTACCACCGCAACCCACTGCCGGAGTATCTGTCCCGAGGCCTCATGATCTCCCTGTCCACCGATGACCCTCTTCAGTTCCACTTCACCAAA GAACCTCTGATGGAAGAGTACAGCATCGCCGCTCAGGTGTGGAAACTGAGCTCCTGTGATATGTGTGAGCTGGCGAGGAACAGCGTCCTCATGAGCGGCTTCTCTCACAGG GCTAAGAGCTACTGGCTCGGCCCGAACTACTACAAGGAAGGTCCCGAGAGCAACGACATCCGCCGCACCAACGTTCCGGACATCCGCGTGGCGTACCGCAGCGAGACGCTGACGGAGGAGCTTCACCTCATCACTCACGCCGTGCGCACGGAGGAGCTGGACTCCATCGATGAGGAGGACTCGCTGACCATGGGTCCCGTCTCGGGCCGGCGCTGA
- the LOC112145700 gene encoding AMP deaminase 2 isoform X4 — translation MEEKYKEIAEELFTRSMAESEMRSAPYEFPEDSPIEQLEERRHRLERQISQDIRLEPEILLRAKQDFMKIDSAADLELMKDTSVDTVHMGFQERQMPLEREYQRVSISGEEKCGVPFTDLVDAAKCVVKALFIREKYIHRSLQTFCKTTAHALHDLGTKTLDLGIYDDVPETPVDADAPVHPPVSETHPYDDMDSMILPPDAGYGCKMVDGVVHVFTRSYNMDKSTELELLYPDLKEYIADMNVMMSLIINGPVKSFCYRRLQYLSSKFQMHILLNEMKELAAQKKVPHRDFYNIRKVDTHIHASSCMNQKHLLRFIKRAMKKYQGEIVHVECGRGQTLKDVFESMNLTAYDLSVDTLDMHADRNTFHRFDKFNSKYNPIGESILREIFIKTDNYIEGKYFAHIVKEVMSDLEESKYQNSELRLSIYGRSRDEWDRLAQWAVTHRVYSDNVRWLVQVPRLFDVYHTKKQLANFQEMLENIFMPLFEVTINPRSHPELHLFLEHVVGFDSVDDESKPEHHIFNLDSPLPADWTEEDNPPYSYYLYYTYANMTVLNQLRRQRGLHTFVLRPHCGEAGPIHHLVSGFMLSENISHGLLLRKAPVLQYLYYLAQVGIAMSPLSNNSLFLSYHRNPLPEYLSRGLMISLSTDDPLQFHFTKEPLMEEYSIAAQVWKLSSCDMCELARNSVLMSGFSHRAKSYWLGPNYYKEGPESNDIRRTNVPDIRVAYRSETLTEELHLITHAVRTEELDSIDEEDSLTMGPVSGRR, via the exons ATGGAGGAAAAATACAAAGAGATCGCAGAG GAGCTGTTCACGCGCAGCATGGCGGAGAGCGAGATGCGCAGTGCGCCGTACGAGTTCCCCGAGGACAGCCCCATCGAGCAGCTGGAGGAGCGGCGGCACCGCCTGGAGAGGCAGATCAGTCAGGATATTAG GCTTGAGCCAGAGATCTTGCTCCGCGCCAAACAGGACTTCATGAAAATCGACAGTGCTGCAGACCTCGA ACTGATGAAGGACACGAGTGTGGACACCGTCCACATGGGCTTTCAGGAGAGACAGATGCCGCTGGAGAGGGAGTACCAGCGAGTCTCCATCTCTGGAGAGGAGAAGTGTGGG GTGCCCTTCACGGACCTCGTAGATGCTGCCAAATGTGTGGTGAAGGCGTTGTTCATCAGGGAGAAGTACATACACCGCTCCTTACAGACCTTCTGTAAGACCACGGCTCACGCGCTGCACGACCTCGGGACCAAGACTCTGGATCTGGGGATCTACGACGACGTTCCAGAGACGCCCGTAGATGCCG ACGCTCCTGTCCATCCTCCCGTCTCAGAGACTCATCCGTACGACGACATGGACTCCATGATTCTGCCGCCCGACGCAGGATATGGATGCAAGATGGTGGATGGCGTGGTGCACGTGTTCACCAGGAGCTACAACATGGACAA GAGCACAGAGCTGGAGCTGCTGTATCCAGATTTGAAAGAGTACATCGCAGACATGAACGTCATGATGTCCCTCATCATCAACGGGCCGGT GAAGTCGTTCTGCTATCGCCGCCTGCAGTACCTGAGCTCTAAGTTTCAGATGCACATCCTCCTGAACGAGATGAAAGAGCTCGCAGCTCAAAAGAAGGTTCCTCACCGGGATTTCTACAACATCAGAAAG GTGGACACGCACATCCACGCGTCGTCCTGCATGAACCAGAAGCATCTGCTGCGCTTCATCAAGAGAGCCATGAAGAAGTACCAAGGAGAGATCGTCCACGTGGAGTGCGGCCGCGGGCAGACGCTCAAGGACGTGTTTGAGAGCATGAACCTGACGGCCTACGACCTGAGCGTGGATACGCTGGACATGCACGCG GACCGAAACACGTTTCATCGATTTGATAAGTTCAACTCCAAGTACAACCCCATCGGAGAATCCATCCTCAGAGAGATCTTCATCAAGACCGACAACTACATTGAAGGAAAATACTTTGCACATATAGTAAAg gagGTCATGTCTGACCTTGAGGAGAGCAAATACCAAAACTCTGAGCTGCGCCTGTCCATCTACGGCCGCTCCCGTGACGAGTGGGACCGGCTGGCTCAGTGGGCGGTCACTCACAGGGTGTACTCTGATAACGTGCGCTGGCTCGTCCAGGTGCCTCGACTCTT TGATGTGTACCACACAAAGAAGCAGCTGGCTAACTTCCAGGAGATGCTGGAGAACATCTTCATGCCTCTCTTTGAGGTCACCATCAATCCCCGCAGTCATCCTGAGCTGCACCTCTTCCTGGAACAC GTGGTGGGCTTCGACAGCGTCGACGACGAGTCCAAACCCGAGCATCACATTTTCAACCTCGACAGTCCTTTACCTGCTGACTGGACTGAGGAAGACAACCCACCGTACTCCTACTACCTCTACTACACCTACGCCAACATGACCGTTCTCAACCAGCTCAGGAG GCAGCGAGGCCTCCACACGTTCGTGCTGCGCCCTCACTGTGGAGAAGCTGGTCCGATCCACCACCTGGTGTCAGGTTTCATGTTGTCAGAGAACATCTCCCACGGACTGCTGCTCCGAAAG GCTCCAGTGCTCCAGTATCTGTACTACTTGGCTCAGGTTGGCATCGCCATGTCACCGCTGAGCAACAACAGCCTGTTCCTCAGCTACCACCGCAACCCACTGCCGGAGTATCTGTCCCGAGGCCTCATGATCTCCCTGTCCACCGATGACCCTCTTCAGTTCCACTTCACCAAA GAACCTCTGATGGAAGAGTACAGCATCGCCGCTCAGGTGTGGAAACTGAGCTCCTGTGATATGTGTGAGCTGGCGAGGAACAGCGTCCTCATGAGCGGCTTCTCTCACAGG GCTAAGAGCTACTGGCTCGGCCCGAACTACTACAAGGAAGGTCCCGAGAGCAACGACATCCGCCGCACCAACGTTCCGGACATCCGCGTGGCGTACCGCAGCGAGACGCTGACGGAGGAGCTTCACCTCATCACTCACGCCGTGCGCACGGAGGAGCTGGACTCCATCGATGAGGAGGACTCGCTGACCATGGGTCCCGTCTCGGGCCGGCGCTGA